ATTCTTACACAGCATACTTGCCGCTGGTGGATTGTGGATGAAGATCCTTCCGGTGCAGGCGATGACCCAGTTTGCTGAGGATACTCCCGAACGCGGCTGCCGCACGTTCGTACAGACCCGGCTTGGAAAGGCCTGCCTGATGGAACCGGCGGACCGTCTCAGCCTCGCGCTGGATATCCTTCATTCTTTCTGTGACCACGATCTCATCGTTGTCCCAGGTGTAAAAGGCGTTCATGAGTACCTCCTTTCTTGGTGATTGACATGTATCATGAAGTCAACGGCGCCGACTGTCCATAGCTTATCCTTGAATGGGAAATTGCGCATCGGTTTCGCGTGGAGGTTTCGAAAAACAAAAAGACCGTTTTTGGACGGTCTTTTCCGCGATTGGACTACCCCCCGACTACACAAAAAGCGGACGGCGGATCCCTACTGGTCCAGGCTTGCAAGGCCTTCCCGCAGCGCGTAAAGGGCGGCTTGTGTCCGGCTGGCTAGGTGCAGTTTCCCTAGAATGTTGCTGACGTGTGTGCGAACAGTCGCCTCGCTGATGACCAGGTGGTCGGCGATTTCCCTGTTTTCGTGTCCCTGCGCGATGAGCCGCAGGACTTCCACTTCCCGCTGGGTGAGCGGCTCACTGGAAAACTGCTGTTTTTCGGGGTGATGGAATTCCTCCAGCACCTTTTTAGCGATGGTCGGATGCAGAGCCGCCACGCCCTGATTCACCTGCCGAATCGCCTCGACCAGCGCCTCGGGGCTTGAATCTTTCAGGTGATACCCCATTGCCCCGGCTTTGATCGCCGGGAATATCATGTCTTCACCCGCGAAATTCGTCAATACCAGGATGCGCGACTCTGGCTGCTGTGCTTTGATCTGCCTGATGCACTCGATCCCGTCCATTTCCGGCATCATCAAATCCATCAGGATCACGTCTGGTTTCAAATCAGACGCCAGTTTGATGGCCTGTATTCCATTTTCAGCCTCGCCTACCTGCCCAATATCAGGGACAAGGTCCAGCATCGCTCGAATCCCCTTGCGGATGATGGCATGGTCATCCACAACCAGCACCCGGATGAACGCAGTTTTTTCTGTTTGTTTCTCATTCATGGTTCACTATCTCCACTTTGATCCGGGTCCCCTTTCCCGGACTGCTCGAGACCTCCAACTGCCAGCCCTGTGACTGGGCGCGCTCCTGCATGTTAACAAGCCCCAGGCAGCCGGCGCGTCGAGCGGACCGAGGGTTGAATCCGACCCCGTCATCTGAGATTTCCATCGAGATTAAGGCAGGATTGCACTGAATCCGATCAGTGGGTGTGCGTCGAATATTAATCGAAACACTTTTCGCATGGGCATGTTTGATGATATTGTTGAGCGCTTCACGTGCAATCTGGTAAAGCCCCTCTTCCATGTTGGAGGGGAGGCGGTTGGTCAGGTTGGTCTCGATACTGGTTTTGATCCTTGCCCTGTCTTCCACCGAAATCAGCCTGTGTTTAAGAGCGGCGATTAACCCTTCCTTATCAAGGACCGGGGGTTTTAATTCATAAATGAGCAGGCGCATATCCGCCAGGGATTCCTGCGCGGTATTCTGTATATCCTCAAGGTAACGGCCTGCCTGTTCGATCTGATCGGCGTTGATATTGCCCGTCGCCGCCTGGGCGTACAGGCTGATCCCATACAATGACTGCGTAACCGAATCGTGCAGTTCGCGTGCCAGGCGCTGCCTTTCGTCCAATACCGCCAGATGCTTGGATTGTTCATACAGCCGTACATTATCGATTGCCACACCGGCCTGGTTTGCCACCAATTGCAGGATGGTTTTGTCGCTTTCATCGAACGCGTCCACCTGGTTGCTCTCTGCGCTGATTACTCCAATCACTTGATTCTTCACTTTGAGAGGCACGCAGAGATGGCAAAGGATGCCGGATTTCGTGTCACTGGGCGTATCGGTATTGGTGATCAGGGCCTGCCCATGTTGGGCAACCCATCCCCATGCTTCGTTCCCCATTGAAACGCGAATGCCGCGATAGGGTTCCTGAAATTCCCCCACTTCAGCTTTGGAGACCACAAAGTCATCCTCCACCAACCCGATGCCAACATGCAGATATCCGAAAGTCTCCCTGACCGTGCGCGCGATTTTTTCC
This portion of the Anaerolineales bacterium genome encodes:
- a CDS encoding response regulator transcription factor, producing the protein MNEKQTEKTAFIRVLVVDDHAIIRKGIRAMLDLVPDIGQVGEAENGIQAIKLASDLKPDVILMDLMMPEMDGIECIRQIKAQQPESRILVLTNFAGEDMIFPAIKAGAMGYHLKDSSPEALVEAIRQVNQGVAALHPTIAKKVLEEFHHPEKQQFSSEPLTQREVEVLRLIAQGHENREIADHLVISEATVRTHVSNILGKLHLASRTQAALYALREGLASLDQ
- a CDS encoding GAF domain-containing sensor histidine kinase, whose protein sequence is MQTDRAGPDEDSRFRILTEISQQVTSILDINELLVQVVRLIQRTFDYYHVGIGLVEKDEIVYRVGAGELWDDPNFQFKPQRLKIGAEGITGMVAFTGRAILVPDVSQDPYYVWMQGSLTRSELTVPITVKGKTIGVLDVQSKRVDDFKQTDLELIQAIANQTGVAIENARLFSQIERRAEQFRVLAEVSQHIISLTSADELVEKIARTVRETFGYLHVGIGLVEDDFVVSKAEVGEFQEPYRGIRVSMGNEAWGWVAQHGQALITNTDTPSDTKSGILCHLCVPLKVKNQVIGVISAESNQVDAFDESDKTILQLVANQAGVAIDNVRLYEQSKHLAVLDERQRLARELHDSVTQSLYGISLYAQAATGNINADQIEQAGRYLEDIQNTAQESLADMRLLIYELKPPVLDKEGLIAALKHRLISVEDRARIKTSIETNLTNRLPSNMEEGLYQIAREALNNIIKHAHAKSVSINIRRTPTDRIQCNPALISMEISDDGVGFNPRSARRAGCLGLVNMQERAQSQGWQLEVSSSPGKGTRIKVEIVNHE